In Chroococcidiopsis sp. TS-821, the following are encoded in one genomic region:
- a CDS encoding DMT family transporter: protein MRSHQTSGRWRLGLALSLLTVFLWGILPIALSVTLQVVDVYTLTWFRFLISFALLAVFLASRQQLPRWQKLRDAGLGLVFIATVFLGINYLLFVQGLTLTSAGNAQVLIQLAPVLFGIGAIAVFRERFNRYQSIGLGILVFGLVLFFNEQLQSLLVASSTYLLGSSILVLAAAAWAVYALAQKQLLRSLSSTNVMLLIYGGCALLFTPVATPQTILTLSLLHWGTLLFCGLNTLIAYGAFAEALEHWEASRVSAVLALTPIVTLISVEVVSSILPSWIASEQLTLLGFAGAILVVTGSMAIALGKSR from the coding sequence ATGCGATCGCATCAAACTTCCGGTCGATGGCGTTTAGGTTTAGCCTTATCGCTGTTGACAGTTTTTTTATGGGGAATTTTACCCATTGCTTTATCCGTCACCCTCCAAGTTGTTGATGTTTATACACTGACGTGGTTTCGGTTTTTAATTTCCTTTGCGTTACTCGCCGTTTTTTTAGCAAGTCGCCAGCAGTTACCGCGATGGCAAAAACTCCGCGATGCAGGATTAGGACTCGTTTTCATTGCTACAGTATTTTTAGGTATCAACTACCTACTTTTCGTCCAAGGTTTAACGCTAACATCTGCTGGAAATGCCCAAGTTTTGATTCAACTTGCACCAGTACTGTTTGGCATAGGCGCGATCGCCGTTTTCAGAGAACGCTTCAACCGTTACCAATCGATTGGATTAGGTATTCTCGTATTTGGTTTAGTCTTATTTTTTAACGAACAATTGCAAAGCTTACTAGTAGCAAGTTCTACGTATCTGCTTGGTAGCAGTATTTTAGTTCTCGCTGCCGCAGCTTGGGCAGTATATGCTTTAGCACAAAAACAATTATTGCGATCGCTTTCTTCTACAAACGTGATGCTACTCATATATGGTGGTTGTGCGTTGTTATTTACACCTGTAGCAACACCACAAACAATTTTGACGCTAAGCTTACTACACTGGGGAACGCTACTCTTTTGCGGGTTAAATACATTAATTGCCTATGGTGCATTTGCTGAAGCCCTCGAACACTGGGAAGCCTCGCGCGTCAGTGCGGTTTTGGCACTCACCCCAATCGTGACTTTGATCTCTGTCGAAGTCGTATCATCGATTCTTCCTAGTTGGATTGCCAGCGAACAATTGACACTTTTAGGTTTTGCAGGTGCAATTTTAGTCGTTACGGGTTCAATGGCGATCGCTTTAGGTAAATCTCGTTAA
- a CDS encoding ferric reductase-like transmembrane domain-containing protein → MFQMKNPWVAGTFWVVLYLVVTLSPLLILLIHPAPGGRGFWIEFSAALGYVGLAMMMLQFALTARFDAIAAPYGIDIVLQYHRYITQVAFALILAHPIILFFRDAQYLQLLNFFEAPWRARFAVISTIALILLVVTSLWRQKLKLNYEMWRTSHGILAVLAVALGLAHAFGVNYYLALPWKALLWILLALLAFGSLIYVRLIKPWLMTQKPYRVEAVVPQRGDTYTLVLRPQGHEGIRFLPGQFAWLTLDRSPYRIQEHPFSFSSNGDRPDQVALTIKAVGDFTNTIKDVQPGTKAFLDGPHGAFTPDRFDCSGLVLIANGVGVTPMISILVTLAERGDHRPIRLIYANGSWEDVAFREDLEYLNKRLDSLTVTHVIKNPPDDWPGESGYVDKELLARHIPHNREGWRYFLCGSPRFLDEVEKALHDLGVPAKYIHMEHFNLV, encoded by the coding sequence ATGTTTCAAATGAAAAATCCCTGGGTTGCCGGAACCTTTTGGGTAGTTTTATATCTTGTAGTTACGCTTTCTCCCTTGTTGATTCTTTTGATTCACCCAGCACCAGGAGGAAGAGGATTTTGGATCGAATTTTCTGCTGCCTTGGGTTATGTGGGCTTAGCAATGATGATGTTGCAGTTTGCATTGACCGCGCGGTTTGATGCGATCGCAGCTCCTTACGGTATTGATATTGTGCTGCAATACCATCGCTATATCACCCAGGTGGCATTTGCGTTGATTTTAGCGCACCCGATTATTCTATTCTTTCGCGATGCGCAATATCTACAGCTACTCAACTTTTTTGAGGCACCGTGGCGGGCAAGATTCGCGGTAATTTCGACAATAGCATTGATTTTGCTGGTTGTCACCTCGTTATGGCGACAGAAGCTAAAGCTGAACTACGAAATGTGGCGCACTAGTCACGGAATTTTAGCTGTACTGGCAGTAGCATTAGGCTTAGCTCACGCGTTTGGTGTTAATTATTACCTCGCACTGCCTTGGAAAGCTCTGTTGTGGATACTTTTAGCACTACTTGCGTTTGGTTCGTTAATTTATGTTCGTCTGATCAAGCCGTGGTTAATGACGCAAAAGCCGTATCGAGTTGAAGCAGTAGTACCACAGCGGGGTGATACTTATACATTAGTCCTCCGTCCGCAAGGTCATGAAGGTATTCGTTTTTTACCAGGTCAATTTGCTTGGTTAACGCTCGATCGCTCTCCTTATCGCATTCAAGAGCATCCGTTTTCATTTTCTTCTAACGGCGATCGCCCCGATCAAGTCGCGCTGACAATCAAAGCCGTTGGTGACTTTACTAACACGATTAAAGACGTCCAGCCAGGGACAAAAGCTTTTCTTGACGGTCCTCACGGAGCTTTTACTCCCGATCGCTTTGATTGCAGTGGGCTAGTACTCATTGCGAACGGTGTCGGCGTCACTCCGATGATCAGCATTCTGGTAACGCTGGCGGAACGCGGCGATCATCGACCAATTCGTTTGATTTATGCTAACGGTTCTTGGGAAGATGTTGCTTTTCGCGAAGACCTAGAGTATCTCAACAAGCGATTAGATAGTCTTACGGTAACGCACGTGATTAAAAACCCTCCAGATGATTGGCCTGGAGAATCAGGATATGTTGATAAAGAACTACTAGCACGACACATCCCGCACAATCGCGAAGGCTGGCGTTATTTTCTGTGCGGTTCTCCCCGCTTTTTAGATGAAGTCGAAAAAGCCTTACACGACTTAGGAGTTCCTGCTAAATATATTCACATGGAACACTTTAATCTTGTTTGA
- a CDS encoding DUF4346 domain-containing protein — MLEQNQLSNVHSELQEGMSLAKCRKCGCMKETLENLATTLSTNPTDTTSDLLRNTQHWLSQMEPIQYSCIGCAHCFPAVATNSIHQIFPESAQSYSSKCGFEVRENTLFPVPGEYFALCHGEDCPVAVSTLASVGLAEQLANLKPRELCIVGKTETENIGIDKVIKNIVSNSTIRFLLLTGKDSEGHQSGKTLLALAANGVDDRMKVLGSPGKRPVLKNVTYEEVEAFRKQVQVVDLIECEDVERIVEKMQELTKSLSSSCGCAKGETQAVQPLTAPVIQSQEPAQFRMDKAGYFVIFPQPDKGIILVEQYSYNNVLLRSIEGKNARSLYGTIVENGWVTQLDHAAYLGKELAKAQLSMQLGFKYVQDEADSSSL, encoded by the coding sequence ATGCTAGAACAAAATCAACTCAGCAATGTTCACTCCGAACTCCAAGAAGGGATGTCACTTGCCAAGTGCCGCAAATGTGGCTGTATGAAGGAAACACTAGAAAACTTAGCAACTACTTTATCCACGAATCCGACTGACACTACGTCAGATTTACTTAGAAATACCCAGCATTGGCTGAGTCAAATGGAGCCTATCCAGTATTCCTGTATAGGATGCGCCCACTGTTTTCCTGCGGTAGCAACCAACTCTATTCACCAAATCTTTCCTGAATCTGCCCAAAGTTACTCATCAAAGTGCGGGTTTGAGGTCAGAGAAAACACCCTCTTTCCAGTTCCTGGAGAGTATTTTGCTCTCTGTCATGGAGAGGATTGCCCAGTTGCAGTTTCAACACTTGCTAGCGTCGGACTGGCGGAACAACTAGCGAATCTCAAACCTAGAGAACTCTGTATAGTAGGTAAAACTGAGACAGAAAATATTGGAATTGACAAGGTTATTAAAAACATCGTAAGTAACTCAACTATTCGATTTTTGCTATTAACAGGAAAAGACTCCGAGGGGCATCAAAGTGGAAAAACCCTACTGGCACTTGCTGCAAATGGAGTGGACGATCGCATGAAAGTGCTCGGTTCTCCTGGTAAGCGTCCTGTGTTGAAAAACGTCACTTATGAAGAGGTGGAGGCTTTTCGCAAGCAGGTGCAAGTTGTCGATTTAATCGAATGCGAGGATGTGGAGAGAATAGTTGAGAAAATGCAGGAACTCACCAAATCACTGTCTTCATCATGTGGTTGTGCGAAAGGTGAGACTCAGGCGGTACAACCATTGACTGCACCCGTTATTCAGTCCCAAGAGCCAGCTCAGTTCCGAATGGACAAAGCAGGTTATTTTGTTATTTTTCCACAACCCGATAAGGGAATCATTCTAGTAGAACAATATTCCTATAACAACGTACTTTTAAGATCAATTGAAGGAAAAAACGCTAGGAGCCTCTATGGGACAATCGTTGAAAATGGTTGGGTGACGCAGCTAGATCATGCTGCCTATTTAGGCAAGGAGTTGGCAAAAGCACAACTATCAATGCAATTAGGTTTTAAGTATGTCCAGGATGAAGCGGACTCTTCCAGTCTATAA
- a CDS encoding phage holin family protein, with product MGIIITWIVTTISFLIISKLPIGVEIDSFGKAALSAAVFGILNAFVRPIIAFFAFPITLLTLGLFSIVINAIIFGLAALLVHGFRLRWGIWSALIGTIALSIVNSILFSLLGTLGL from the coding sequence ATGGGTATTATCATTACTTGGATTGTTACCACAATCAGTTTCTTAATTATTTCTAAACTACCCATCGGTGTAGAAATTGACAGCTTTGGGAAAGCCGCACTATCAGCTGCCGTTTTTGGAATTCTTAATGCATTTGTTCGCCCAATTATTGCTTTTTTTGCTTTTCCTATTACTCTATTAACTCTGGGCTTATTTAGCATTGTCATTAATGCAATTATTTTTGGATTAGCAGCGCTGTTAGTTCATGGATTTCGCTTGCGGTGGGGAATTTGGAGCGCACTGATTGGTACAATCGCACTGAGCATTGTTAATTCGATACTGTTTAGTTTACTAGGAACATTAGGCTTGTAA
- a CDS encoding DUF4832 domain-containing protein — MSITFTSLCNAASNFDTATVSYIGTEENFPNPERGFYVSMEPHGNKAIMPLELSELQKLRNNNISLVRKYYLLSDFRNKPISQSFLEMISNDCQTARKAGVKLIIRFTYNWLGGGDDAPASIILSHLDQLKPLLEDNYDVIAYMEAGFIGNWGEWHKSSNNHVDSWTLNASTNAKSILHKLLSVLPKQRMVALRYSKHKKQILGKNPLSPTEAFNGSFRARTGHHNDAFRAGIDDMGTYSYSNHVQVAQEKAWLNLDTRFVVQGGEPAGVASSLAYSDCKGTLADLAHMHWSAMSINQSDSTQVYQKWQAQGCMEEIKRRLGYRFRLLNSTVPKTVKPGSTFSMKFTVVNDGWASPYNPRRLEVVLRHSETGQEYFLPVAEPIRRWFPGVTTVVNVEGNLPSNIAAGEYQVLLNLPDPHSKLRNRPEYSIRLANKYVWEPSTGYNSLLQSVRIDPAATASSHSAKRFFAAR, encoded by the coding sequence ATGAGCATAACTTTCACGAGTTTATGCAATGCAGCATCCAATTTTGATACTGCCACAGTCTCATACATCGGCACTGAAGAAAATTTTCCTAACCCCGAAAGAGGCTTTTATGTGTCAATGGAACCGCATGGCAATAAAGCTATCATGCCACTAGAGCTTTCCGAATTACAAAAGCTCAGGAACAATAATATATCTTTGGTTCGTAAGTACTACCTGCTATCAGACTTTCGGAATAAACCAATATCGCAGTCTTTTTTAGAAATGATATCGAATGACTGCCAAACAGCGCGCAAAGCAGGAGTTAAATTGATTATCCGATTTACTTACAATTGGTTAGGTGGCGGTGATGATGCACCTGCAAGTATTATCCTTTCTCACTTAGACCAATTAAAACCATTGTTAGAAGATAACTACGACGTTATTGCTTACATGGAAGCAGGCTTTATTGGTAACTGGGGAGAATGGCATAAGTCGAGTAACAATCATGTTGACTCCTGGACTTTAAATGCAAGTACTAATGCTAAAAGTATTTTGCATAAGTTATTGTCTGTGTTACCCAAACAGCGGATGGTAGCGCTGCGATACTCTAAGCACAAAAAGCAAATTCTTGGCAAAAATCCACTATCACCTACAGAGGCATTCAATGGTTCTTTTAGAGCAAGAACCGGTCATCACAACGATGCTTTTCGTGCTGGTATAGATGACATGGGAACTTATAGCTACTCTAACCATGTCCAAGTAGCGCAAGAAAAAGCCTGGCTCAACCTTGATACTAGATTTGTAGTACAAGGCGGCGAACCTGCGGGTGTAGCTAGTTCGCTTGCATACAGTGATTGTAAAGGGACTTTAGCAGATTTGGCACATATGCACTGGAGCGCAATGTCAATCAATCAATCTGATTCGACGCAAGTTTATCAGAAGTGGCAAGCGCAAGGTTGTATGGAAGAAATCAAGCGGCGCTTGGGATATCGCTTCCGTCTGTTGAATTCTACTGTGCCAAAAACCGTTAAACCTGGCAGTACGTTTTCAATGAAGTTTACTGTGGTGAATGATGGTTGGGCTAGTCCGTACAACCCGCGCAGGCTAGAAGTTGTTCTGCGTCACAGCGAGACTGGGCAAGAATACTTTCTGCCTGTGGCAGAACCTATCAGAAGATGGTTCCCTGGCGTCACGACTGTAGTCAATGTTGAAGGTAATCTACCTAGCAATATTGCTGCTGGCGAGTACCAAGTATTATTAAATTTACCCGATCCGCATAGCAAATTACGTAATCGTCCAGAATACTCTATCAGGCTAGCAAACAAGTATGTGTGGGAGCCATCTACAGGCTATAATTCTTTACTGCAAAGTGTCAGAATTGATCCAGCAGCAACAGCAAGTTCGCATTCAGCTAAGCGCTTCTTTGCTGCTCGCTAA